From the genome of Candidatus Dadabacteria bacterium, one region includes:
- the def gene encoding peptide deformylase has product MANQREITELGNPVLRQRAPRVENISGTETQELIDDMILTAAEANGVGIAAPQVSESLRIFIIAGSLSSRYPDAPETEVRVVINPEIVSVSDEVEKGWEGCLSIPGIRALVPRYKSVRAVYRDRDNNLVEEDFSDFAARVFQHEYDHINGVVFLDRVESPLEIITEREYMKLVTQSDSEEQE; this is encoded by the coding sequence ATGGCAAACCAACGTGAAATAACCGAACTGGGAAACCCCGTACTCAGGCAAAGGGCCCCGAGAGTGGAAAACATAAGTGGCACGGAGACCCAGGAGTTGATTGATGATATGATCCTTACAGCCGCCGAGGCAAACGGCGTCGGAATCGCCGCTCCTCAGGTATCTGAATCTCTCCGCATCTTCATAATCGCCGGATCCCTGAGCTCACGGTATCCCGATGCCCCCGAGACAGAAGTCAGGGTGGTAATCAACCCCGAGATAGTCTCGGTATCAGACGAGGTGGAAAAAGGCTGGGAAGGCTGCTTGAGCATCCCCGGAATACGGGCACTTGTACCAAGATACAAGTCGGTCCGCGCTGTCTACAGGGACAGAGACAACAATCTAGTTGAAGAAGATTTCTCGGATTTCGCGGCCAGAGTGTTCCAGCATGAATACGACCACATAAACGGAGTGGTGTTTCTTGACAGGGTTGAGAGCCCGCTGGAGATAATTACCGAAAGAGAATACATGAAACTTGTGACCCAATCCGATTCCGAGGAGCAGGAATGA
- a CDS encoding AMP-binding protein yields MSGIELIKRAGEFGQRTAVEDRTGNFTYADLLRVSRFAALNLLGDEKDLEEKRVAFLVPPEFEYVALKLGVWMAGGVSVPLGTAHSPREIKYVIEDSCAETVVFHPDLAQKLEGVLSDTDVRFQKLPEVLQPARGELPGISEERRAMIIYTSGTTSKPKGVVSTHLGIKAQINSMTEAWEWTPEDSILNVLPLHHLHGILNVVLCCLWSGARCVMMDGFNAQRVWKRLEKKDLTLFMAVPTIYSKLIDLWDDFSVAERRRMRDCLLGFRLMVSGSAALPVSVLEKWKEISGQMLLERYGMTEIGMALSNPYRGERLPGCVGFAMPGVEVGIFDENDRLVGVGGQGEIRVKGEGVFLEYWGKPRETESAFCDGWFKTGDIAFLERGGSYRILGRESVDIIKSGGYKISALEIEEVLMEHPLIMECAVVGVADPSWGERIGVALMLSEGASIDLEELRDWASDKLARYKLPTRLLLLSSLPRNSMGKVAKNRIKQSFQNSL; encoded by the coding sequence GTGTCGGGAATCGAACTTATAAAAAGGGCAGGAGAATTCGGGCAAAGGACCGCGGTTGAGGACCGGACGGGAAATTTCACTTACGCCGACTTGCTTCGTGTCTCGCGCTTTGCGGCGCTTAACCTTCTTGGCGACGAGAAAGATCTTGAGGAAAAAAGGGTTGCGTTTTTAGTTCCCCCAGAGTTCGAATACGTGGCGCTTAAGCTAGGCGTATGGATGGCGGGAGGAGTGTCGGTTCCCTTGGGCACCGCTCATTCTCCGAGAGAGATAAAGTACGTCATAGAGGACTCCTGCGCAGAGACGGTGGTTTTTCACCCGGACCTCGCTCAAAAACTCGAAGGGGTTTTATCCGATACCGACGTGCGGTTCCAGAAGCTTCCGGAAGTTTTGCAGCCTGCCCGAGGAGAACTTCCCGGGATTTCCGAAGAGAGAAGGGCAATGATCATATACACAAGCGGCACTACCTCTAAACCCAAGGGAGTAGTCTCAACACATCTCGGCATAAAAGCCCAGATAAACAGCATGACGGAGGCGTGGGAGTGGACCCCTGAAGATTCGATACTCAACGTCCTGCCTCTCCACCATCTCCATGGAATACTGAATGTCGTTCTCTGCTGCCTGTGGTCCGGTGCCAGATGCGTGATGATGGACGGGTTCAATGCGCAGCGAGTATGGAAGAGGCTCGAAAAGAAAGACCTGACCCTTTTTATGGCCGTTCCCACTATTTATTCCAAACTGATAGATCTCTGGGATGATTTTTCCGTTGCGGAGAGAAGACGCATGAGAGATTGTCTTTTGGGCTTTCGTCTCATGGTTTCCGGCTCCGCGGCTCTTCCCGTGTCCGTTCTTGAAAAATGGAAAGAGATAAGCGGGCAGATGCTTCTTGAGAGATATGGAATGACCGAGATAGGAATGGCTCTTTCGAATCCTTACAGAGGCGAAAGGTTGCCGGGATGCGTGGGCTTCGCAATGCCTGGGGTCGAGGTGGGGATTTTCGACGAGAACGACAGGCTGGTGGGTGTTGGAGGGCAGGGGGAAATCAGGGTAAAGGGAGAAGGCGTGTTTCTCGAATACTGGGGAAAACCGCGGGAGACGGAAAGTGCGTTTTGTGACGGATGGTTCAAAACCGGAGACATCGCATTTTTAGAGCGCGGAGGTTCCTACAGGATACTCGGGCGGGAATCCGTGGACATAATAAAGTCAGGTGGATACAAGATATCCGCCCTCGAGATTGAGGAAGTGCTGATGGAGCATCCGCTTATCATGGAGTGTGCGGTGGTAGGGGTCGCCGACCCGAGCTGGGGAGAGAGGATAGGGGTGGCTCTCATGTTAAGTGAGGGTGCCTCGATTGACCTTGAAGAGCTTCGCGACTGGGCTTCCGACAAACTTGCTCGGTACAAGCTTCCGACCCGGCTTCTGCTACTTTCCTCGCTCCCGAGAAACTCAATGGGAAAGGTAGCCAAAAATCGCATTAAGCAGTCTTTTCAAAATAGTTTATAA
- a CDS encoding FAD-dependent monooxygenase yields the protein MNRAENLPMPSNGSIRYGPDMKVLIVGAGVAGLTLCGLLEQRGFHPTLVERAPRFGDVGYVIVVWPSGSRILKGLGLYELLRERGCAFTDYNISNYRGKVINSYTIDSVVEKYGPIISIYRPDLIDILLGAVSDDSIRMDTTVVSLEDTGDGVKTVFSDGSTGTYDLVIGCDGIRSRVRKEIFGDIPLRYSGMSGWGFWVNPDFCKSEGIIEYWGKGKFLGMWPTRGRLAIFTSVRRESGIRDSVDTRIDSIRRSFAEFGGVVPEILRSLDDPRNIYYDEYNDLRMNSWSRGRVVLVGDSVHAILPNAGAGVSMAMESAAVLAEELCRTDSVNLVHAFWQYESRRKGRVNKVQNQSRIMGKFIYTESGVLSSIRDYIVRVYSSRQLFRYWDSMLKDPL from the coding sequence ATGAACCGGGCTGAGAACTTACCCATGCCCTCAAACGGCAGTATACGTTACGGTCCCGACATGAAAGTCCTTATCGTCGGTGCCGGTGTTGCAGGACTTACGCTCTGCGGGCTTCTCGAGCAGCGGGGCTTTCATCCTACCCTTGTGGAGAGGGCTCCAAGGTTCGGGGATGTGGGATACGTGATAGTGGTCTGGCCCTCAGGAAGCAGGATACTCAAGGGGCTCGGTCTTTACGAACTGCTCAGGGAGCGGGGCTGCGCTTTTACCGATTACAACATTTCCAACTACAGGGGCAAGGTTATAAACAGCTACACGATTGATTCCGTGGTTGAGAAGTACGGCCCTATAATAAGTATTTACCGTCCTGATCTGATAGACATACTCCTAGGGGCGGTAAGCGATGATTCGATCAGGATGGACACCACCGTTGTTTCCCTCGAGGACACTGGGGACGGAGTTAAGACGGTATTCAGCGACGGGAGCACGGGGACCTATGATCTCGTTATAGGATGTGACGGGATAAGGTCAAGAGTTCGAAAAGAGATCTTCGGCGACATACCGCTTCGCTACAGTGGCATGTCCGGGTGGGGCTTCTGGGTCAACCCGGACTTCTGCAAAAGCGAAGGGATCATAGAGTACTGGGGGAAGGGGAAGTTTCTCGGGATGTGGCCGACACGCGGACGTCTTGCCATTTTCACTAGTGTGAGAAGAGAATCCGGCATCCGGGACAGCGTTGATACGAGAATAGATAGCATCCGTCGGAGTTTCGCCGAGTTCGGAGGCGTAGTGCCGGAAATCCTGCGCAGTCTTGATGATCCCCGCAATATTTACTATGACGAGTACAACGACCTCAGAATGAATAGCTGGTCGCGAGGAAGAGTGGTGCTTGTCGGAGATTCGGTTCACGCGATACTGCCGAATGCCGGCGCCGGCGTATCAATGGCGATGGAATCGGCGGCCGTTTTGGCCGAGGAACTTTGCAGAACCGATTCAGTGAACCTTGTTCACGCCTTCTGGCAGTATGAGTCAAGAAGAAAGGGAAGGGTGAACAAAGTTCAGAACCAGTCAAGGATCATGGGGAAATTCATATACACCGAAAGCGGTGTTCTCTCGTCTATTCGTGATTATATTGTGAGGGTATATTCGAGTAGACAGCTTTTCAGGTACTGGGACAGCATGCTGAAAGATCCCCTTTGA